In Maridesulfovibrio sp., a single genomic region encodes these proteins:
- the tolR gene encoding protein TolR has translation MGISTNNRGMLAEINVTPFVDVMLVLLIIFMVTAPLMTQGVEVDLPQTRTVRSLPQDNEHLVLSINDKGEIYLDEYKVSFDELQGHLERLVKKQNKMLFLRADKNVAYGEVVKVMGEIKAAGIDRLGVVAEPTETGKK, from the coding sequence ATGGGCATTTCCACAAATAATCGCGGGATGCTCGCAGAGATCAACGTGACGCCCTTTGTGGACGTTATGCTGGTTCTGCTGATCATCTTCATGGTTACCGCCCCGCTCATGACTCAGGGGGTGGAGGTTGACCTGCCCCAGACCCGGACTGTCCGCTCCCTGCCTCAGGATAATGAACATCTGGTTCTTTCCATCAACGACAAGGGTGAAATCTATCTTGATGAATACAAGGTGTCCTTTGATGAGTTGCAGGGCCACCTTGAGCGGCTGGTTAAAAAACAGAATAAAATGCTTTTTCTGCGGGCAGACAAGAATGTTGCTTACGGTGAGGTCGTGAAGGTCATGGGAGAAATCAAGGCTGCCGGAATAGATCGTCTCGGAGTTGTTGCCGAACCTACGGAGACGGGAAAGAAATAA
- a CDS encoding MotA/TolQ/ExbB proton channel family protein, with amino-acid sequence MDFLPQGGIFAMLESATIVVKCVLGLLACMSLWSWTIIFWKIISLGRARTLILKGNDIMEDADSLSSGLTAISKTPASPLNRIGSAAVKEYKVLEKSAVSASHKRRLIKDTLRRILRQKVSSEMKKLSSSLSFLATCANGAPFIGLFGTVWGIMHSFHSIGSAKSAALAAVAPGISEALVATAIGLAVAIPATIAYNFFLGVLNGIETEMINFAGAFLNRVEREVSWVEPGGRTASAKAAVSSDRDSTEAEQE; translated from the coding sequence ATGGATTTTTTACCTCAGGGCGGAATTTTCGCCATGCTCGAATCAGCCACGATAGTGGTGAAATGCGTGCTCGGCCTGCTGGCGTGCATGTCATTGTGGAGCTGGACAATCATTTTCTGGAAAATAATTTCCCTCGGAAGGGCAAGAACCCTCATCCTCAAGGGTAACGACATCATGGAAGACGCCGATTCCCTTTCTTCCGGACTTACTGCCATCAGCAAGACTCCTGCTTCCCCGCTGAACCGCATCGGTTCCGCGGCTGTGAAGGAGTACAAGGTGCTGGAGAAGTCGGCGGTCAGCGCCAGTCACAAGCGCCGGCTGATCAAGGATACACTGAGGCGTATCCTGCGCCAGAAAGTAAGTTCCGAAATGAAGAAGCTTTCCTCTTCGCTTTCCTTTCTTGCAACCTGTGCCAACGGGGCTCCCTTTATCGGACTGTTCGGTACGGTCTGGGGGATCATGCATTCATTTCATTCCATCGGTTCGGCCAAGTCGGCTGCTCTTGCCGCTGTTGCTCCGGGGATATCCGAAGCGCTGGTGGCAACTGCCATAGGTCTTGCCGTGGCCATCCCCGCAACAATCGCATACAACTTTTTCCTCGGAGTTCTGAACGGGATCGAAACCGAAATGATCAATTTCGCCGGGGCGTTCCTGAACCGTGTAGAGCGTGAGGTTTCCTGGGTTGAACCCGGCGGCAGGACCGCATCGGCCAAGGCAGCCGTTTCTTCCGACAGGGATTCCACGGAAGCGGAGCAGGAGTAG
- a CDS encoding histidinol phosphate phosphatase domain-containing protein, with protein MIDFHTHTVFSDGELIPAELARRARVAGYRALAMTDHADLSNVDIILENIHRFAKKHGHFFDIDVFAGVELTHVPPGLIGEMTDYARKAGAEIVVCHGETIVEPVADGTNLAAIEARVDVLAHPGLITEVEVKLAAEYGVCLEITTRKGHSLTNGHVAALARKHGAKLVINNDAHAPGDLVGSDMRRRIALGAGLSLEEYRQAEENSRQLAQELMKR; from the coding sequence GTGATAGATTTTCATACCCATACGGTTTTCAGTGACGGAGAGTTGATTCCTGCCGAACTGGCCAGGAGGGCTCGTGTTGCCGGGTATCGTGCTCTGGCTATGACGGATCATGCCGACTTGAGTAATGTGGATATAATTCTTGAAAATATTCACAGGTTTGCAAAGAAGCATGGGCATTTTTTCGATATTGATGTGTTTGCGGGAGTGGAACTTACTCACGTCCCTCCGGGATTGATAGGTGAAATGACCGATTATGCCAGAAAGGCAGGGGCTGAAATCGTGGTCTGCCATGGTGAAACCATCGTCGAGCCCGTTGCTGACGGAACCAACCTTGCGGCCATTGAAGCACGGGTAGACGTGCTTGCCCATCCGGGGCTCATTACCGAAGTGGAAGTCAAGCTCGCCGCCGAGTACGGAGTCTGTCTTGAAATAACCACCCGCAAGGGCCACAGCCTGACAAACGGACATGTGGCGGCGCTGGCCCGCAAACACGGTGCAAAGCTTGTAATCAACAATGACGCACATGCTCCCGGAGATCTCGTAGGGTCGGATATGCGGCGCAGGATAGCTCTCGGAGCCGGCCTGAGTCTTGAAGAATACAGGCAGGCGGAAGAAAACTCCCGTCAACTGGCTCAGGAGTTAATGAAACGCTGA
- a CDS encoding NAD-dependent deacylase, with protein sequence MQRELIEDAAGRIAGARCAIALTGAGISVASGIPDFRSPGGLWSRYDPEEVASIRALKKDPEKVWKFLLETDRMISRARPNAAHDALARMEREGYLKAVITQNIDGLHQTAGSSRVIEFHGNCRDYYCMECFQAFDRAGIEGGGLPVRCPGCSGIIRPDLVFFGETIPSDTHREAFQIAEEADLVIVAGTSGEVVPASLIPPLVKDAGGVIIEINKSPSAYSSVSDIFIQGSVERILPLIVQNLG encoded by the coding sequence ATGCAGCGGGAACTGATAGAAGACGCGGCCGGTCGCATAGCCGGAGCAAGATGCGCCATAGCACTGACCGGCGCGGGAATTTCCGTTGCCAGCGGAATACCTGATTTCCGCAGTCCCGGTGGATTGTGGTCCCGGTATGACCCGGAAGAGGTCGCTTCCATCCGCGCCCTGAAGAAAGACCCGGAAAAGGTCTGGAAATTTCTGCTTGAAACGGATCGGATGATCAGCCGGGCCAGACCGAATGCGGCTCACGATGCTCTGGCCCGCATGGAACGGGAAGGATATCTCAAAGCGGTAATCACTCAGAATATTGATGGATTGCATCAGACGGCAGGGTCTTCCAGAGTAATCGAATTTCACGGTAACTGCCGCGATTATTATTGCATGGAGTGTTTTCAGGCCTTTGACCGGGCCGGAATTGAAGGCGGCGGGCTGCCGGTAAGGTGCCCCGGATGTTCCGGGATTATTCGGCCCGATCTTGTGTTCTTCGGTGAGACTATTCCTTCCGATACACACAGGGAAGCCTTTCAGATTGCCGAAGAGGCCGACCTTGTGATTGTGGCCGGAACTTCCGGAGAGGTTGTGCCTGCGAGCCTCATACCTCCTCTGGTAAAGGATGCCGGAGGGGTGATAATAGAGATAAACAAGTCTCCGTCGGCATATTCTTCGGTCAGCGATATTTTTATTCAGGGGTCGGTGGAGCGGATTCTGCCGTTGATAGTGCAGAATCTGGGTTGA
- a CDS encoding bifunctional nuclease family protein, producing the protein MVEVQVYGLAVESDTEAPVLVLKDESTGTVLPIWIGAMEAMAISMVLNEMSFPRPMTHDLLLSTIATFGGKVISVDIVDIEKGTFYAEIIVLKDEETLAIDARPSDAIALAVRADCPVRVAQKVLDAAGTKDAGEIAKNKWDDELEELSPEDYKYKM; encoded by the coding sequence ATGGTAGAGGTGCAGGTGTATGGTCTGGCTGTAGAAAGCGATACCGAGGCCCCGGTGCTGGTGCTCAAAGACGAGTCGACCGGTACCGTGCTGCCTATCTGGATAGGAGCAATGGAGGCAATGGCTATTTCCATGGTGCTCAACGAAATGTCCTTTCCCCGGCCGATGACTCATGATCTGTTGCTGAGTACCATTGCCACCTTTGGCGGAAAAGTAATCTCTGTGGACATTGTGGACATAGAGAAGGGCACTTTTTACGCTGAGATCATTGTGCTCAAGGATGAGGAAACCCTGGCTATCGATGCCCGTCCTTCGGATGCGATTGCGCTGGCGGTGAGAGCCGATTGTCCTGTGCGGGTAGCGCAGAAGGTTCTGGACGCTGCCGGAACTAAGGATGCGGGCGAGATTGCTAAGAATAAATGGGATGATGAGCTGGAAGAGCTCTCTCCGGAAGATTACAAATACAAGATGTAG